The Terriglobales bacterium genome includes a region encoding these proteins:
- a CDS encoding YetF domain-containing protein: MTANPHVLLEILVRTSAIYLLILIGVRLSGKREVGQMTPFDLTLLLLLSNSVQNAMTGPDTSLTGGAVAAITLLVLNFLVADLAGLNRRFRKFVQGEPSLLIHNGRLIPAHLAREHITVDEVMRALREHGISRLEDVSLAVLEVDGSVSCLKYDDVAPQHTPHPRLRFLQKHQ; this comes from the coding sequence ATGACCGCCAATCCACACGTGTTGCTCGAGATCCTTGTGCGCACCAGCGCCATCTACCTGCTGATCCTGATCGGGGTGCGGCTCAGCGGCAAGCGCGAGGTGGGCCAGATGACACCCTTCGACCTCACTCTGCTGCTGCTGCTGAGCAACTCGGTGCAGAACGCCATGACCGGTCCCGACACCTCGCTGACCGGCGGTGCGGTCGCAGCCATCACCTTGCTGGTGCTGAACTTCCTGGTGGCCGACCTCGCCGGCCTCAACCGCCGCTTCCGCAAGTTCGTGCAGGGCGAGCCCTCGCTGCTCATCCACAACGGCCGGCTGATTCCGGCGCACCTGGCGCGCGAGCACATCACCGTGGACGAGGTCATGCGCGCCCTGCGCGAGCACGGCATCTCCCGCCTCGAGGACGTCTCGCTGGCCGTGCTCGAGGTGGATGGCTCGGTCAGTTGCCTGAAGTATGACGACGTGGCGCCGCAGCACACCCCGCACCCGCGGCTGCGCTTCCTGCAGAAGCACCAGTAG
- the ribA gene encoding GTP cyclohydrolase II, with the protein GESALVRIHSQCLTGDVFGSLRCDCRQQLELSLSMIAAAGAGVLVYEQQEGRGIGLMAKLQAYELQDRGMDTVEANEKLGFKADQREYVLPAEILKALGVRRVRLLSNNPDKVAALERAGVKVVERVPCEVEPHARARKYLKTKKEKLGHLFGSR; encoded by the coding sequence GGGCGAATCCGCGCTCGTCCGCATCCACTCGCAGTGCCTGACCGGCGATGTCTTCGGCTCGCTGCGCTGCGACTGCCGCCAGCAGCTCGAGCTCTCCCTCTCCATGATCGCCGCCGCCGGCGCCGGCGTCCTCGTCTACGAGCAGCAGGAGGGCCGCGGCATCGGCCTGATGGCCAAGCTGCAGGCCTACGAATTGCAGGACCGCGGCATGGATACGGTCGAGGCCAACGAGAAGCTGGGCTTCAAGGCCGACCAGCGCGAGTACGTGCTGCCCGCCGAGATCCTGAAGGCGCTGGGCGTTCGGCGCGTGCGCCTGCTCTCCAATAATCCCGACAAGGTGGCGGCGCTGGAGCGCGCCGGAGTGAAGGTGGTGGAGCGGGTGCCCTGCGAGGTCGAGCCCCACGCCCGCGCCAGGAAGTACCTCAAGACCAAGAAAGAAAAGCTGGGCCACCTGTTCGGCTCGCGCTGA
- a CDS encoding cold shock domain-containing protein: MERIKGKVKWFNNAKGYGFLGRDDGPDVFVHYSAIKTEGYKSLQEGDEVEFEIVQGEKGPQAENVVKLTAA, encoded by the coding sequence GTGGAACGTATCAAGGGAAAGGTGAAGTGGTTCAACAACGCCAAAGGATACGGATTCCTCGGGCGGGACGATGGCCCCGATGTCTTCGTCCACTACAGCGCCATCAAGACGGAGGGGTATAAGAGCCTCCAGGAAGGCGACGAGGTCGAGTTCGAGATCGTGCAAGGCGAAAAGGGCCCGCAGGCGGAAAACGTGGTCAAGCTGACCGCCGCCTGA
- a CDS encoding DUF2520 domain-containing protein: MPRKPTIALVGAGRVAQALAPALRRAGYRIAAVVSRDRPASLRRARALARRVGSRAVAGDAPIPGDILWLCVSDDAIASTSQRLASRWEGKWALHSSGALTSDALAPLRERGAALASVHPMMTFVADAIPDLSGIVFAVEGDPSAVREARRIVGEIDGRVFTLQKRKKVLYHIMGTFSSPMVVATVVLAERMARAAGIPRKTVAHALWPILRQTWANWVLRGARGAFSGPLARGDVDTVRKHLRTLKAFPDARAAYLALARAALRHLPARNRRELAKLLR; the protein is encoded by the coding sequence ATGCCCCGCAAACCCACCATCGCGCTGGTCGGCGCCGGCAGAGTGGCGCAGGCGCTGGCTCCGGCGCTGCGCCGCGCCGGCTACCGCATAGCCGCCGTCGTTTCTCGTGACCGCCCCGCCTCGCTCCGTCGTGCCCGTGCACTCGCGCGGCGCGTAGGAAGCCGGGCCGTGGCCGGCGATGCTCCTATCCCGGGCGACATCCTCTGGTTGTGCGTGAGTGATGACGCCATCGCCTCCACCTCGCAGAGGTTGGCCTCGCGCTGGGAAGGGAAGTGGGCCCTGCACTCCAGTGGTGCGCTGACGAGCGACGCGTTGGCTCCTCTGCGAGAGCGCGGCGCGGCCTTGGCCTCCGTTCATCCCATGATGACGTTTGTCGCCGATGCTATCCCTGATTTGAGTGGGATCGTGTTTGCCGTCGAAGGCGATCCATCCGCTGTGCGCGAGGCCCGCCGGATCGTCGGTGAGATCGACGGCAGAGTATTCACCCTGCAGAAACGAAAGAAGGTCCTCTATCACATCATGGGCACGTTCTCGTCGCCCATGGTTGTCGCAACCGTGGTACTGGCGGAGCGAATGGCGAGAGCGGCGGGCATCCCGCGCAAGACGGTCGCCCATGCTCTTTGGCCAATTCTCCGCCAGACATGGGCTAACTGGGTGCTGCGAGGAGCTCGCGGCGCCTTCAGCGGCCCGCTGGCTCGTGGGGATGTGGACACGGTCCGAAAACACCTACGCACGCTCAAGGCATTTCCGGACGCCCGAGCCGCCTACCTCGCTTTGGCGCGCGCGGCCTTGCGCCATCTGCCGGCCAGAAATCGCAGGGAGCTGGCAAAGCTGTTGCGGTAG
- a CDS encoding NUDIX hydrolase, with the protein MPKKSRKARVLSSRAVFRGPVFYVTSERVLEPGGIRARRDVVRHPGSIVILAVDDSRRSPRVLLERQYRHATGGYTWELPAGSIDPGESELAAAKRELLEETGYRARRWQRALKFFSSPGFLDETMSVYLARGLRPGHAQPEEDEVITVRFFPVPAAVRMVMQGRVQDGKTIAGLLWLQAKVRT; encoded by the coding sequence ATGCCGAAGAAGAGCCGTAAGGCGCGGGTGCTCTCCTCCCGGGCGGTGTTCCGCGGGCCGGTCTTCTATGTGACCAGCGAGCGGGTGCTGGAGCCCGGCGGGATCCGCGCCCGGCGGGACGTAGTGCGCCATCCCGGTTCCATCGTGATCCTGGCGGTGGACGACAGCCGGCGCTCGCCCCGCGTGCTGCTGGAGCGGCAGTATCGCCACGCCACCGGCGGCTACACCTGGGAACTGCCGGCAGGCAGCATCGACCCCGGCGAAAGCGAACTGGCCGCGGCTAAGCGGGAACTGCTGGAAGAGACCGGTTATCGCGCCCGCCGCTGGCAGCGCGCCCTCAAGTTCTTCTCCAGCCCGGGCTTCCTGGACGAGACCATGAGCGTGTACCTGGCGCGCGGCCTGCGCCCGGGGCACGCCCAGCCCGAGGAAGACGAAGTCATCACGGTGCGCTTCTTCCCGGTCCCGGCGGCGGTACGCATGGTGATGCAGGGCCGGGTCCAGGACGGCAAGACCATCGCCGGCCTGCTCTGGCTGCAGGCGAAGGTGCGCACCTGA
- the polX gene encoding DNA polymerase/3'-5' exonuclease PolX produces MAGAQTHLDNKAAARFLTETADLMEIDNQDSFRVRSYRRAAEAIDSLPQPLAEMVEDGKKLLEIPGIGKSMASHLQEIYRTGKLELHSDLLKKYGPSILELLKIQGLGPKTIALLWSAHQVNDVEGVEKLARAGKLRELPRMGEKQEQKILKAIEDYRRISGRFLIDVAEDAGQKLAAYLREIPGVEKVTPAGSLRRGRETVGDLDMLVTGKACASAKPREAIIGKIVAYPHLQDVIARGENKVSFRLRNGMQVDVRLLPPDSFGAAMLYFTGSKSHNILLRQRALKMGYTLNEYALARLKDEKRVVGKTEEEIYAKLGLDYIPPELREAQGEIEAAEEHKLPRLVELKDIQGDVHMHTVATDGKNTIEEMAEAGRARGYQYIAITDHSKNLAMANGLDDKRAREHIRKIRAAAKKSDGLSLFAGIEVDILADGSLDLSDSVLEEMDVVVASVHSHFNQEPAQMTERLLRAVANPNTAILGHPTGRLLLRRDAYKFDLEAVFQAAARNRVAMELNAFPDRLDLNDTHLRLAKQHGVKIVINTDSHHTTHLDKIRYGILQARRAWLTKGDILNTLPAEKFLQALKRA; encoded by the coding sequence ATGGCCGGCGCGCAGACCCACCTGGACAACAAAGCGGCGGCCCGCTTTCTGACCGAGACCGCGGACCTGATGGAGATCGACAACCAGGACTCGTTCCGGGTGCGCTCCTACCGCCGCGCCGCCGAGGCCATCGATTCCCTACCCCAGCCGCTCGCCGAGATGGTGGAGGACGGCAAGAAGCTGCTGGAGATCCCCGGCATCGGCAAGAGCATGGCTTCCCATCTGCAGGAGATCTACCGCACCGGCAAGCTCGAGCTGCACAGCGACCTGCTCAAGAAATACGGCCCTTCCATCCTGGAATTGCTCAAGATCCAGGGCCTGGGGCCCAAGACCATCGCGCTGCTGTGGAGCGCCCACCAGGTCAACGACGTGGAAGGAGTGGAGAAGCTGGCGCGCGCGGGCAAGCTGCGCGAGCTGCCGCGCATGGGCGAGAAGCAGGAGCAGAAGATCCTGAAGGCCATCGAGGACTACCGGCGCATCTCCGGGCGCTTCCTCATCGACGTGGCCGAAGACGCAGGGCAGAAGCTGGCCGCTTACCTGCGCGAGATCCCGGGGGTGGAGAAGGTGACGCCGGCGGGCTCGCTGCGGCGCGGGCGCGAGACGGTCGGCGACCTCGACATGCTGGTCACGGGCAAAGCCTGCGCCAGCGCCAAGCCGCGCGAAGCCATCATCGGAAAGATCGTGGCCTACCCGCATCTGCAGGACGTGATCGCGCGCGGCGAGAACAAGGTGAGCTTCCGCCTGCGCAACGGCATGCAGGTGGACGTGCGCCTGCTGCCGCCCGACTCCTTCGGCGCCGCCATGCTCTACTTTACCGGCTCCAAGTCCCACAACATCCTGCTGCGGCAGCGCGCCCTCAAGATGGGCTACACCCTGAACGAGTACGCTCTGGCGCGCCTGAAGGACGAGAAGCGGGTGGTGGGCAAGACGGAGGAGGAGATCTACGCCAAGCTGGGCCTGGACTACATCCCGCCCGAGCTGCGCGAGGCGCAGGGGGAGATCGAAGCGGCGGAGGAGCACAAGCTGCCGCGCCTGGTCGAGTTGAAGGACATCCAGGGCGACGTGCACATGCACACCGTCGCTACCGACGGCAAGAACACCATCGAGGAGATGGCGGAAGCAGGGCGCGCCCGCGGCTACCAGTACATCGCCATCACCGACCACTCCAAGAACCTGGCCATGGCCAACGGCCTGGACGACAAGCGCGCCCGCGAGCACATCCGCAAGATCCGGGCCGCCGCCAAGAAGAGCGACGGCCTGAGCCTCTTCGCCGGCATCGAGGTGGACATCCTGGCCGACGGCAGCCTCGATCTCTCCGACTCCGTGCTGGAAGAGATGGACGTGGTGGTCGCCAGCGTACACTCCCACTTCAACCAGGAGCCGGCGCAGATGACGGAGCGGTTGCTGCGCGCCGTCGCCAATCCCAACACCGCCATCCTCGGGCATCCCACCGGGCGGCTGCTGCTGCGCCGCGACGCCTACAAGTTCGACCTGGAAGCGGTTTTCCAGGCGGCTGCCAGGAACCGGGTCGCCATGGAGCTGAATGCCTTCCCCGACCGGCTCGACCTGAACGACACCCACCTGCGCCTGGCCAAGCAACACGGGGTGAAGATCGTGATCAACACCGACTCCCACCACACCACCCACCTGGACAAGATCCGCTACGGCATCCTGCAGGCGCGGCGGGCCTGGCTGACCAAGGGCGACATCCTCAACACCCTGCCGGCGGAGAAGTTCTTGCAGGCCCTGAAGCGCGCCTGA